A region of Paramormyrops kingsleyae isolate MSU_618 chromosome 17, PKINGS_0.4, whole genome shotgun sequence DNA encodes the following proteins:
- the serpinh1b gene encoding serpin H1b — protein sequence MWVTKVAALCLMVASATAEKKLSKHAATLADNSANLAFNLYQNMAKEKNLENILISPVVVASSLGLVALGGKSSTASQVKEVLSASKVQDEHLHAGLAELLTEVSNSTARNVTWKISNRLYGPSSVTFADDFVKNSKKHYKVEHSKINFRDKRSAINSINEWASKSTGGKLPEITKDMEKTDGAMIVNAMFFKTHWDEKFHHKMVDNRGFMVSRSFTVSVPMMHRTGLYKFHEDTENKLFVLEMPLAHKMSSMVFIMPYHLEPLERLEKLLTRKQVDAWLSKLEEKAVAVSLPKVSLEVSHNLQKHLGQLGLTEAVDKNKADLSNISGKKDLYLSNVFHASALEWDIEGNPFDASIFGTEKLQNPKLFYADHPFIFMVKDNKTKSILFIGRLVRPKGDKMRDEL from the exons ATGTGGGTGACAAAGGTGGCAGCTCTGTGCCTGATGGTTGCGTCAGCCACTGCCGAGAAGAAGCTTAGCAAACATGCCGCTACCTTAGCAGACAACAGCGCTAACCTGGCCTTCAACCTATACCAAAACATGGCCAAGGAGAAGAACCTCGAGAACATCCTCATCTCCCCGGTGGTTGTCGCCTCCTCTCTGGGCCTGGTAGCTCTCGGGGGCAAGTCTTCCACGGCTTCCCAAGTCAAGGAAGTGCTCAGTGCCAGCAAGGTGCAAGATGAACATCTGCATGCTGGCCTGGCCGAGCTCTTGACCGAAGTCAGCAATTCTACAGCCCGCAATGTCACCTGGAAGATCAGCAACAGGCTGTACGGCCCCAGTTCCGTCACCTTCGCCGACGACTTTGTCAAGAACAGCAAAAAGCATTACAAAGTTGAGCACTCTAAGATCAACTTCAGGGACAAGCGAAGCGCCATAAACTCAATCAACGAGTGGGCATCCAAATCCACTGGTGGAAAACTGCCGGAGATCACCAAAGACATGGAGAAGACAGATGGAGCCATGATTGTCAACGCTATGTTCTTTAAAA CTCATTGGGATGAGAAGTTCCACCACAAAATGGTTGACAACCGTGGTTTTATGGTATCTCGCTCGTTTACTGTCTCCGTTCCAATGATGCATCGCACGG GGTTATACAAATTTCATGAAGACACGGAAAACAAGTTGTTTGTACTGGAGATGCCTCTGGCCCACAAGATGTCCagcatggtgttcattatgccATACCACCTGGAGCCCCTGGAGAGGCTGGAAAAGCTGCTGACCCGCAAGCAGGTGGACGCTTGGCTCAGCAAGCTGGAGGAGAAGGCGGTGGCAGTATCTCTGCCCAAAGTGAGCCTGGAAGTCAGTCATAACCTGCAG AAACACCTTGGTCAGCTTGGTCTTACTGAGGCAGTGGATAAAAACAAGGCCGACCTGTCCAACATCTCTGGGAAGAAAGACCTGTACCTGTCCAACGTCTTCCATGCCTCAGCCCTGGAGTGGGACATCGAAGGGAACCCCTTTGACGCAAGCATCTTCGGCACGGAGAAGCTCCAGAACCCTAAGCTGTTCTACGCAGACCATCCGTTCATCTTCATGGTGAAGGACAACAAGACCAAATCTATCCTCTTCATTGGCAGGCTGGTTCGACCCAAGGGTGACAAGATGCGAGATGAGCTGTAG